One segment of Alistipes finegoldii DSM 17242 DNA contains the following:
- a CDS encoding glycoside hydrolase family 97 protein produces MKKIFLYISALLAGAACTAQETLLSPDGRLRLEFSLADGGRPTYTLDYKERPVILPSGMGLELRGEAPKLEFGAEIRKGEPGRPVSLYDGFTLGQVARSESDQTWRPVWGEQAEIRDRYNEMAVTLRQAATGRDMTIRFRLYDDGLGFRYEFPEQESLTYFVIGEEKTQFAMAGDHTAFWIPGDYDTQEYDYTESKLSQIRELMPGAITPNSSQTPFSPTGVQTALQMKSDDGLYINIHEAALVDYACMHLDLDDRNFIFTSHLTPDAQGWKGYMQAPCHTPWRTVTVSDDARDILASKLILNLNEPCAYDDTSWIKPVKYMGVWWEMITGKSDWAYTRDVPSVQLGVTDYARCRPSGRHGAENENVKRYIDFAAAHGFDQLLVEGWNVGWEDWFGHTKDYVFDFVTPYPDFDIAALNEYAHGKGIRLMMHHETSASVRNYERHMEAAYRLMDKYGYNSVKSGYVGDILPRGEHHYGQWMNNHYLYAVRRAADHKIMVNAHEAVRPTGLCRTYPNLIGNESARGTEYQAFGGSKPHHVTILPFTRLQGGPMDYTPGIFVMDVAEVNPGNHSHVNATLANQLALYVTMYSPLQMAADLPEHYEKYMDAFRFIEDVALDWEESRYLLAEPGDYIVVARKAKDTGEWFVGGVTDENRRTVTLPFDYLDPGKEYVATLYADAPDADYQTNPQAYVIRTGKVRQRTELDVEMARGGGFAISIREATDADRKLCKLK; encoded by the coding sequence ATGAAGAAAATATTTTTATATATCTCCGCGCTGCTGGCCGGTGCAGCCTGCACGGCACAGGAGACGCTCCTCTCGCCCGACGGCCGCCTCCGCCTGGAGTTCAGCCTGGCGGATGGAGGCCGCCCCACCTATACGCTCGATTACAAGGAGCGCCCCGTGATCCTGCCCAGCGGCATGGGGCTCGAACTGCGCGGCGAAGCCCCAAAGCTGGAATTCGGGGCTGAAATCCGCAAGGGCGAACCAGGGCGCCCGGTATCGCTCTACGACGGGTTCACCCTCGGGCAGGTGGCCCGCAGCGAGTCCGACCAGACATGGCGTCCCGTATGGGGCGAGCAGGCCGAGATCCGCGACCGCTATAACGAAATGGCCGTCACGCTGCGGCAGGCCGCGACAGGCCGCGACATGACGATCCGCTTCCGGCTCTACGACGACGGGCTCGGATTCCGCTACGAATTCCCCGAACAGGAGTCGCTGACCTATTTCGTCATCGGCGAGGAGAAAACACAGTTCGCCATGGCGGGCGACCACACGGCGTTCTGGATCCCGGGCGACTACGACACGCAGGAGTACGACTACACGGAGTCGAAACTCTCGCAGATACGGGAGCTGATGCCCGGCGCCATCACGCCCAACTCGTCGCAGACGCCCTTCTCGCCCACGGGCGTACAGACGGCCCTGCAGATGAAGAGCGACGACGGGCTCTACATCAACATCCACGAAGCGGCGCTGGTCGACTATGCGTGCATGCACCTCGACCTGGACGACCGGAATTTCATCTTCACCTCGCACCTTACGCCCGACGCACAGGGGTGGAAAGGCTACATGCAGGCGCCCTGCCATACCCCGTGGCGCACGGTGACGGTCTCGGACGACGCCCGCGACATCCTCGCCTCGAAGCTGATCCTGAACCTCAACGAGCCGTGCGCCTATGACGACACCTCGTGGATCAAGCCCGTGAAATACATGGGCGTATGGTGGGAAATGATCACCGGCAAGAGCGACTGGGCCTATACGCGCGACGTGCCGTCGGTACAGCTCGGCGTGACGGATTACGCCCGATGCAGGCCCAGCGGCCGCCACGGCGCCGAGAACGAGAACGTGAAGCGGTACATCGACTTCGCGGCGGCACACGGGTTCGACCAGCTGCTCGTCGAAGGCTGGAACGTCGGCTGGGAGGACTGGTTCGGGCACACGAAGGATTACGTCTTCGATTTCGTGACCCCCTACCCCGATTTCGACATCGCCGCACTGAACGAATATGCGCACGGGAAAGGCATCCGGCTGATGATGCACCATGAAACGTCGGCTTCGGTGCGCAACTACGAACGCCACATGGAAGCGGCCTACCGCCTGATGGACAAATACGGGTACAACTCGGTCAAGAGCGGGTACGTGGGCGACATCCTGCCCCGCGGCGAGCACCATTACGGGCAGTGGATGAACAACCACTACCTCTATGCCGTCCGCCGGGCCGCCGACCACAAGATCATGGTCAACGCCCACGAGGCGGTGCGCCCGACGGGCCTCTGCCGCACCTACCCCAACCTGATCGGCAACGAGTCGGCACGCGGCACGGAGTACCAGGCGTTCGGCGGCTCGAAGCCCCACCATGTGACGATCCTGCCCTTCACGCGCCTGCAGGGCGGCCCGATGGACTACACGCCCGGCATCTTCGTGATGGACGTCGCGGAGGTCAACCCCGGCAACCACTCGCACGTCAACGCGACGCTCGCCAACCAGCTGGCGTTGTACGTGACGATGTACTCGCCGCTGCAGATGGCGGCAGACCTGCCCGAGCACTATGAGAAATACATGGATGCGTTCCGTTTCATCGAGGACGTCGCACTGGACTGGGAAGAGAGCCGCTACCTGCTGGCCGAACCGGGCGACTACATCGTCGTGGCGCGCAAGGCCAAAGACACGGGCGAGTGGTTCGTGGGCGGCGTGACGGACGAGAACCGACGTACGGTGACGCTCCCGTTCGACTACCTCGATCCCGGTAAGGAGTACGTGGCGACGCTCTACGCCGATGCCCCCGATGCCGATTACCAGACCAATCCGCAGGCATATGTCATCCGCACCGGGAAGGTCAGACAACGCACGGAACTCGACGTGGAGATGGCGCGCGGCGGAGGCTTTGCAATCTCCATACGCGAGGCAACCGACGCAGACCGCAAACTCTGCAAGCTGAAATAA
- a CDS encoding helix-turn-helix domain-containing protein, translated as MDLKQLSELGGEVNVTVRLEDLRQWHKELTAVASPPSVMPVPQHAGELYTRKQTIALLGVDSSTLWRWAKSGYLVPVEYGGQRRYRVADVQRILNGDSYAR; from the coding sequence ATGGACTTAAAACAATTGAGTGAGCTGGGCGGTGAAGTGAATGTGACCGTCCGTCTGGAAGATCTCCGGCAATGGCACAAGGAGTTGACGGCAGTCGCGTCGCCGCCGTCCGTAATGCCGGTTCCGCAACACGCGGGCGAATTGTACACGCGAAAACAGACCATCGCGTTGTTGGGTGTCGATTCCTCTACGTTGTGGCGATGGGCCAAGAGCGGTTATCTTGTTCCCGTGGAGTACGGCGGGCAGCGCCGTTATCGCGTGGCGGATGTGCAACGGATTCTAAACGGAGACAGCTATGCCCGCTAA
- a CDS encoding CHC2 zinc finger domain-containing protein, with product MTVIPYSNRISIRDFLAWRGIQPKYERNGYGMYLSPLREERTPSFKVDYVQNLWYDFGLGEGGTLLTLVMRLERCDSREAVRRLQNGEKGDTGIASISPGIGEPLGVGGALSVVRPATVPALRILSDASLRHPALVGYLASRGIVPPVAAAFCREVRYEINGRAFFAVGFRNDAGG from the coding sequence ATGACTGTCATACCATACAGCAACCGGATTTCCATCCGTGATTTTCTCGCCTGGCGCGGGATTCAGCCCAAATACGAACGCAACGGCTACGGTATGTATCTTTCACCCTTGCGGGAAGAACGCACGCCGAGTTTCAAAGTGGACTACGTGCAAAATCTCTGGTACGACTTCGGACTGGGCGAAGGCGGTACATTGCTCACCCTCGTGATGCGGTTGGAGCGGTGCGACAGCCGCGAAGCGGTCCGACGGCTGCAAAACGGTGAAAAAGGAGACACGGGGATTGCTTCTATCTCACCGGGTATTGGTGAGCCTCTTGGCGTTGGCGGGGCATTGTCGGTCGTGCGGCCGGCCACCGTCCCCGCGCTCCGCATCCTCTCCGACGCTTCGCTCCGGCATCCGGCATTGGTCGGTTATCTCGCCTCGCGCGGCATCGTCCCGCCGGTCGCCGCGGCATTCTGCCGCGAGGTCCGTTACGAGATAAACGGCCGCGCCTTTTTCGCCGTCGGTTTCCGCAACGATGCCGGAGGGTGA
- a CDS encoding glycoside hydrolase family 13 protein, which translates to MTLAAAGLLSCTGTGQSAFDPASVADASGEVTRVEPLSWWTGMQTPLQLLVNGAGIAAYDVRIEGGQGVGVKARHKADSPNYLFVDVEVKPDAEPGTYYLVFSQGERQFKVPYEIAARAEGSVARKSFTTADMIYLLMPDRFANGDASNDSTPHTRERADRSAFFGRHGGDLQGMIDHLDYIAGLGATAVWPTPLLLDDEPEGSYHGYACGDYYRIDPRFGSNELYREFVGKAHEHGLKVIMDIVTNHCGTGHWWMKDLPFRDWIHQFPEYTGTNVCFSTNMDPNASRYDLDLQESGWFVPSMPDMNLDNPYVLQYFKQWAVWWIEYAGLDGFRVDTYPYNEKVPMSEWCAAVRREYPDFNIVGECWTSSIPQLAYWQGGNPNKDGFDSHLPSIMDFPLQEAICRALPTDSLRWGEGMTRVYDCLSHDFVYHDLSKMMIFVANHDTDRIGDIVRRNPDRLKLSMAMLATMRGIPQIFSGDEMMFTSKDLSQGHGGLRVDFPGGWEGDAVNLFDPAQRDAVQAGLFDYTQRLFQWRKSKPVIHNGRTMHFLSRDNTYAYFRYDDTDAVFVFINNSRGKKQVPWSHYAEIASGLSDGRNVLTGKATEVDDTTTVGPRQALIVEFKRK; encoded by the coding sequence ATGACACTCGCAGCAGCCGGACTGCTCTCCTGCACAGGGACAGGACAGTCCGCATTCGACCCCGCCTCGGTGGCAGACGCCTCGGGCGAGGTTACCCGCGTCGAACCCCTCTCGTGGTGGACGGGGATGCAGACCCCGCTCCAGTTGCTCGTCAACGGGGCCGGCATCGCGGCATACGACGTCCGCATCGAAGGCGGACAGGGCGTCGGGGTGAAGGCCCGCCACAAAGCCGACAGTCCCAATTACCTATTCGTGGACGTGGAGGTGAAACCCGACGCGGAGCCGGGCACCTACTACCTCGTATTCTCGCAGGGGGAACGACAGTTCAAGGTTCCCTATGAGATCGCGGCACGCGCCGAAGGCTCGGTCGCACGCAAGAGTTTCACCACGGCCGACATGATCTACCTCCTGATGCCCGACCGCTTCGCCAACGGCGATGCGTCGAACGACTCGACGCCCCACACGCGGGAGCGCGCCGACCGCAGCGCCTTCTTCGGCCGCCACGGGGGCGACCTGCAGGGGATGATCGACCACCTGGATTACATCGCAGGGCTGGGCGCCACGGCCGTATGGCCCACGCCGCTGCTGCTGGACGACGAACCCGAAGGTTCGTACCACGGCTACGCCTGCGGCGACTACTACCGCATAGACCCCCGGTTCGGCTCGAACGAACTGTATAGGGAGTTCGTCGGCAAAGCCCACGAGCACGGGCTGAAGGTGATTATGGACATCGTCACCAACCACTGCGGCACGGGCCACTGGTGGATGAAAGACCTGCCTTTCAGAGACTGGATACACCAGTTCCCCGAATACACCGGGACGAACGTCTGCTTCTCGACGAACATGGATCCCAACGCTTCGCGCTACGACCTCGACCTGCAGGAGAGCGGCTGGTTCGTGCCGTCGATGCCCGACATGAACCTCGACAATCCCTATGTGCTGCAATATTTCAAGCAATGGGCCGTGTGGTGGATCGAGTATGCCGGCCTGGACGGGTTCCGCGTCGACACCTACCCCTACAACGAGAAGGTGCCGATGAGCGAGTGGTGCGCGGCCGTACGCAGGGAATACCCCGATTTCAACATCGTGGGCGAATGCTGGACGTCGTCGATCCCGCAACTGGCATACTGGCAGGGCGGCAATCCCAACAAGGACGGCTTCGACTCGCACCTGCCGTCGATCATGGATTTCCCGCTGCAGGAGGCCATCTGCCGGGCGCTGCCCACCGACTCGCTCCGCTGGGGCGAGGGCATGACGCGCGTCTACGACTGCCTGTCGCACGATTTCGTCTACCATGACCTGTCGAAAATGATGATCTTCGTCGCCAACCACGACACCGACCGCATCGGCGACATCGTACGCAGAAACCCCGACCGGCTGAAACTCTCGATGGCGATGCTGGCCACGATGCGCGGCATCCCGCAGATATTCTCGGGCGACGAGATGATGTTCACCTCGAAAGACCTCTCGCAGGGACACGGCGGGCTGCGCGTGGATTTCCCCGGCGGCTGGGAGGGCGACGCGGTGAACCTGTTCGACCCGGCGCAGCGCGATGCCGTACAGGCGGGGCTCTTCGACTACACGCAGCGGCTCTTCCAATGGCGCAAGTCGAAGCCCGTGATCCACAACGGCCGCACGATGCACTTCCTCTCGCGCGACAACACCTACGCCTATTTCCGTTATGACGACACCGACGCGGTATTCGTCTTCATCAACAACTCGCGGGGCAAGAAACAGGTGCCGTGGTCGCACTATGCCGAGATCGCCTCGGGGCTGAGCGACGGGCGCAACGTCCTGACGGGCAAAGCCACGGAGGTGGACGATACCACCACGGTCGGCCCGCGGCAGGCGCTGATCGTAGAATTCAAACGTAAATAA
- a CDS encoding toprim domain-containing protein — MDFLAYLSLKYPERLRIDAAVLNSVVNLPKAVPFISRHPVIRTFFDNDEAGRKATADLIRLCPRSEVIDQSSFTRT; from the coding sequence ATGGATTTCCTCGCTTATCTCTCACTGAAATACCCCGAACGACTGCGCATCGACGCCGCGGTTCTGAACTCGGTCGTCAACCTGCCCAAAGCCGTTCCGTTTATCTCCCGACATCCGGTGATCCGCACCTTCTTCGACAACGACGAAGCAGGACGCAAGGCAACTGCCGATCTGATCCGTCTTTGTCCCCGCAGCGAGGTAATCGACCAAAGCAGTTTTACAAGGACGTAA
- a CDS encoding relaxase/mobilization nuclease domain-containing protein, giving the protein MVGKVISASSFSGTVGYVMKEESRILEAEGITPPEVKDMVQDFKDQTLLNPRLKNTVGHISLSFSPKDAPRMTDALMTQIAKEYMQKMGITDTQYLLVRHLDQPHPHCHLVYNRVGNNGQTISDKNIKLRSAKVCRELTEKCGLYLAPGKDDVRRERLREPDKTRYEIHDAIKRCLPRCAGWKGLEKQLEKQGIGIRYKYCGSTDRKQGVLFSKNGFEFSGSKIDRAFNFTKLDNRFNNIQQQTQHRATLFGNLSAAAGNYRSAFAGLFGGMGSSGTREEPSSVNLGKAGGIPLPPADSPGGVSAKQLQRKPGESPEKYIARITALLNAAAEAMAIAAMEHRRRMEEQKRRAKIKL; this is encoded by the coding sequence ATGGTCGGTAAGGTCATATCCGCTTCGTCCTTTTCGGGGACGGTAGGCTACGTGATGAAAGAGGAATCCCGGATACTGGAAGCTGAAGGCATTACGCCTCCGGAAGTGAAGGACATGGTGCAGGACTTCAAAGACCAGACCTTATTGAATCCGCGGCTGAAAAACACCGTCGGGCATATCTCGCTGTCTTTCTCACCCAAGGACGCTCCGCGGATGACCGACGCCCTGATGACGCAGATCGCAAAGGAGTACATGCAGAAGATGGGCATCACCGATACGCAATACCTATTGGTGCGCCATCTCGACCAGCCCCATCCGCACTGCCATCTGGTCTACAACCGGGTCGGGAATAACGGGCAGACCATTTCGGACAAGAACATCAAGCTCCGCAGCGCCAAGGTATGCCGGGAGCTGACCGAGAAGTGCGGATTGTATCTCGCACCGGGAAAGGACGACGTGCGGCGGGAGCGGCTGCGCGAACCCGACAAGACCAGATACGAAATCCACGATGCGATCAAAAGGTGTCTGCCCCGATGCGCCGGATGGAAAGGGCTGGAGAAGCAACTGGAAAAACAGGGCATCGGCATCCGTTACAAGTATTGCGGTTCGACTGACCGCAAACAAGGGGTTTTGTTCTCGAAAAACGGCTTCGAGTTCTCCGGATCGAAGATCGACCGGGCTTTCAACTTTACGAAACTCGACAACCGGTTCAACAATATTCAACAACAAACCCAACACCGGGCAACGCTCTTCGGGAACCTCTCGGCGGCGGCAGGCAATTACCGTTCAGCATTTGCAGGGTTGTTCGGCGGTATGGGTAGCAGCGGCACGCGCGAAGAGCCGTCATCGGTAAACCTCGGAAAGGCAGGCGGGATTCCACTGCCGCCGGCCGATTCGCCCGGCGGAGTGTCCGCCAAGCAGTTACAGCGCAAGCCGGGAGAAAGCCCCGAAAAGTATATAGCACGAATCACGGCACTGCTCAACGCCGCGGCCGAGGCGATGGCCATCGCTGCGATGGAGCACCGCCGCAGGATGGAAGAACAGAAAAGAAGAGCCAAAATAAAACTGTAA
- a CDS encoding alpha-amylase family glycosyl hydrolase — protein MVLVACGTRPQQPAAHPDWSYNSVVYEMNVRQYTPEGTLAAAARHLPRLRELGVDIVWLMPVYPIGVKERKGTLGSYYAISDYEAVNPEFGTLEDFDRFLAEAHRLGLRVILDWVANHTSPDARWIEERPADWYVRDSQGNTIVQYDWTDIAKLDYGNADMRAAMAAAMRFWLDRGIDGFRCDMACEVPIDFWQQTLPALRKEYPGIYLLAEGEAPALHDGAFDASYAWELHHLLNDIAQGRKSAADLRAYVARDAAAMPREAFRLMFTSNHDENSWAGTEFERMGDAARVMALLTFTLPNGQPLVYTGQEMGFDHRFEFFEKDPVPAWERNGFTDFYAALIRLRHENPALAAGERGGQAAYPLGERTPDGLMLFSRTAGGNEVTVAANLSAEEVAFDLPFEGSRREFFTGKEYTGGTRTVLPAWQWLVFAQDRR, from the coding sequence ATGGTACTGGTTGCCTGCGGCACACGGCCGCAGCAACCGGCCGCCCACCCCGACTGGAGTTACAACTCGGTCGTCTACGAAATGAACGTGCGCCAGTACACCCCCGAAGGGACGCTGGCGGCGGCCGCACGCCACCTGCCCCGGCTCAGAGAACTGGGCGTGGACATCGTCTGGCTGATGCCCGTCTACCCCATCGGCGTCAAGGAGCGCAAGGGAACCCTCGGCTCGTACTACGCCATCTCCGACTACGAAGCCGTCAACCCCGAATTCGGCACGCTGGAGGATTTCGACCGGTTCCTGGCCGAAGCCCACAGACTCGGGCTGCGCGTGATCCTGGACTGGGTGGCCAACCACACCTCGCCCGATGCCCGCTGGATCGAGGAGCGCCCGGCCGACTGGTATGTACGTGACTCGCAGGGCAACACCATCGTGCAGTACGACTGGACGGACATCGCCAAGCTCGACTACGGCAACGCGGACATGCGTGCCGCAATGGCGGCCGCCATGCGTTTCTGGCTCGACCGCGGCATCGACGGATTCCGCTGCGACATGGCGTGCGAGGTACCCATCGACTTCTGGCAGCAGACGCTGCCCGCACTGCGGAAAGAGTACCCCGGCATCTACCTGCTCGCCGAGGGCGAAGCCCCCGCATTGCACGACGGGGCGTTCGACGCCTCGTATGCGTGGGAGCTGCACCACCTGCTGAACGATATCGCACAGGGACGGAAAAGCGCCGCAGACCTGCGTGCCTACGTCGCCAGGGATGCCGCTGCCATGCCGCGCGAGGCGTTCCGCCTGATGTTCACCTCGAACCACGACGAAAACTCGTGGGCCGGGACGGAATTCGAGCGCATGGGCGACGCGGCACGCGTGATGGCGTTGCTGACCTTCACGCTGCCCAACGGGCAGCCGCTCGTCTATACCGGACAGGAGATGGGGTTCGACCACCGCTTCGAGTTCTTCGAGAAAGACCCCGTCCCCGCGTGGGAACGCAACGGATTTACGGATTTCTACGCCGCCCTGATCCGGCTGCGCCACGAGAACCCGGCGCTCGCAGCCGGGGAACGCGGCGGGCAGGCCGCATACCCGCTCGGCGAACGAACACCCGACGGCCTGATGCTGTTTTCCCGTACGGCCGGCGGCAACGAGGTGACAGTCGCTGCGAACCTCAGTGCGGAGGAGGTCGCATTCGACCTGCCGTTCGAGGGCTCGCGCCGCGAGTTCTTCACCGGGAAGGAATACACGGGCGGCACCCGCACCGTGCTTCCCGCATGGCAATGGCTGGTCTTCGCACAAGACAGGAGATAA
- a CDS encoding nucleotidyl transferase AbiEii/AbiGii toxin family protein, whose amino-acid sequence MKNNFWTFSDEQKSMFVAQTSERVGLPPQAVEKDWWVTMTLKALFESSCRDFITFKGGTSLSKGWHVIERFSEDIDIAIDKSFWGIAGDNKSQRDRIRKLSRAYIEQRLVAEMQALLEGYGASDFELRAVPAQDSDADPTLVLLPYRSIYANIEYVESQIRIEFSCRSMKEPRERIEIRPLIAEAYPDVFGELVFPIYAVVPTRTFLEKAFLLHEEFQKENPRFERMTRHLYDLERLMDTDFGKAALADPRMYAEIVRHRSIFNTIRGVDYRTHHPSRIDFIPPEKLAEVWRRDYERMQEYFIYGDSLPYDRLIARMAELRDRFRKVVMEDDFFSESEL is encoded by the coding sequence ATGAAGAATAATTTTTGGACGTTTTCCGACGAGCAGAAAAGTATGTTCGTTGCACAGACGAGCGAGCGTGTCGGGCTTCCTCCGCAGGCTGTCGAGAAGGACTGGTGGGTGACGATGACGCTGAAAGCCCTGTTCGAATCGTCGTGCCGGGACTTCATCACCTTCAAGGGCGGTACGTCGTTGAGCAAGGGTTGGCATGTCATAGAACGCTTCTCGGAGGACATCGATATTGCAATCGACAAGTCCTTTTGGGGAATTGCCGGGGACAACAAGTCGCAGCGCGATCGGATTCGGAAACTTTCGCGGGCCTATATCGAGCAGCGGCTCGTTGCGGAAATGCAGGCATTGCTGGAAGGATATGGGGCTTCCGATTTTGAGTTGCGTGCCGTTCCGGCGCAGGACTCCGATGCCGATCCGACGCTGGTGCTGCTGCCGTATCGAAGTATTTATGCGAATATCGAGTATGTGGAATCGCAAATCCGGATCGAATTCAGCTGCCGGTCGATGAAAGAACCGCGTGAGCGGATCGAGATTCGTCCGCTGATTGCCGAGGCATATCCCGATGTATTCGGAGAATTGGTGTTCCCGATTTATGCGGTCGTGCCGACACGGACGTTTTTGGAGAAAGCGTTTTTGCTGCATGAAGAGTTTCAGAAAGAGAATCCGCGCTTCGAGCGAATGACACGCCATCTGTACGATTTGGAGCGGCTGATGGATACGGATTTCGGAAAGGCAGCCTTGGCCGATCCGAGAATGTATGCCGAGATTGTCAGGCATCGCAGCATATTCAATACGATTCGCGGAGTCGATTATCGGACGCACCATCCGAGCCGGATCGATTTTATTCCGCCCGAAAAATTGGCGGAGGTATGGCGCAGGGATTATGAGCGGATGCAGGAGTATTTCATCTATGGAGATTCGCTGCCATACGATCGACTGATCGCGCGGATGGCGGAGTTGCGGGATCGGTTTCGGAAAGTTGTAATGGAGGATGATTTTTTCAGCGAATCGGAATTATGA
- a CDS encoding primase-helicase family protein: MPAKTVKRESPYLRVGTTIYKRVRQPLSSGRSVETLIPWNVETLRQDYGKSYLACIPKYDGFCTVPDHTNYRREIDGFLNRYEPIPFQPADGIFPHIHDFFAHIFGEQVELGYDYLQLLYLRPLQRLPVLLLVSDERNTGKTTFLNLLKSIFGGNVTFNTNEDFRSQFNDDWMGKLLICVDEVLLNRREDSERIKNLSTARSYKAEAKGRDRREVEFFGKFVLCSNNERNPVLIEAAETRYWVRRVPPLPYDDQHLLAKMRAEIPGLLFYLQQRMLSSHEESRMWFAPRLLVTDALRRIIHYNRSKTETEMLSIIRDIMDAENLAEYRFDVSDMVNMLEIRGIRVDHPTVRRILAENWQLRPAPPTYYQRYTITYNGETQRQDSKTARVYTVTREQLGGLLDDAAM; this comes from the coding sequence ATGCCCGCTAAAACAGTGAAAAGAGAAAGCCCCTACCTGCGCGTGGGAACGACCATCTACAAGCGGGTCCGGCAGCCGTTGAGCAGCGGCCGGAGCGTCGAGACGCTCATCCCGTGGAATGTCGAGACCTTGCGTCAGGACTACGGGAAAAGCTATCTGGCCTGCATTCCGAAATACGACGGCTTTTGCACGGTTCCCGACCACACGAACTACCGCCGGGAGATCGACGGTTTCCTGAACCGTTACGAGCCGATTCCCTTTCAGCCCGCCGATGGCATCTTTCCGCACATCCACGACTTTTTCGCTCATATCTTCGGCGAGCAGGTCGAACTGGGGTACGATTATCTGCAACTGCTCTACCTGCGCCCCTTGCAACGGCTGCCGGTATTGTTGCTGGTGTCGGATGAACGCAACACGGGAAAGACGACCTTTCTCAATCTCTTAAAGTCGATCTTCGGCGGAAACGTTACCTTCAATACCAACGAAGATTTCCGTTCGCAATTCAATGACGACTGGATGGGCAAACTGCTGATCTGCGTGGACGAGGTGCTGCTCAACCGCCGCGAAGATTCCGAGAGGATCAAGAACCTATCGACTGCACGCAGCTACAAGGCTGAGGCGAAAGGCCGCGACCGCCGGGAGGTGGAGTTTTTCGGCAAGTTCGTCCTCTGCTCCAACAACGAGCGCAATCCCGTCCTGATCGAGGCTGCGGAAACCCGCTACTGGGTGCGGCGCGTGCCGCCGCTCCCGTATGACGATCAACACCTGCTGGCCAAAATGCGAGCCGAGATACCGGGGCTGCTCTTCTATCTGCAACAACGTATGCTCTCGTCACATGAAGAGAGCCGTATGTGGTTCGCGCCCCGGCTGCTGGTCACCGATGCCTTGCGGCGGATCATACACTACAACCGCAGCAAGACCGAAACCGAAATGCTGTCGATTATTCGCGATATCATGGATGCCGAGAACCTTGCGGAGTATCGGTTCGACGTGAGCGATATGGTCAATATGCTGGAGATACGCGGCATCCGTGTTGACCATCCCACCGTGCGGCGGATTCTTGCCGAAAATTGGCAGCTGCGACCCGCACCACCGACTTACTACCAACGCTATACGATTACCTACAACGGCGAAACGCAGCGGCAGGACAGCAAGACGGCACGGGTCTATACCGTCACGCGGGAACAACTCGGCGGATTGCTGGACGATGCTGCGATGTAA
- a CDS encoding MobC family plasmid mobilization relaxosome protein, whose translation METPKKTYSKQGGRPKVGIGRICKYVVSTRLSPERKLRFSALCREAGQPPAEVLRQLIDRGTVRARITREQLDFMAQLKGIARNLNQLTRLANAKGLAAVRVRHAAIVTAIEKLLKQICDGR comes from the coding sequence ATGGAAACACCGAAGAAAACATACAGCAAACAGGGCGGTCGGCCGAAAGTCGGCATCGGCCGCATCTGCAAATACGTCGTCAGCACACGACTCAGCCCCGAACGGAAACTCCGATTCTCGGCCCTTTGCCGCGAGGCCGGGCAACCGCCTGCCGAAGTCCTGCGCCAGCTGATCGACCGAGGAACGGTGAGGGCGCGGATCACCCGTGAACAGCTGGATTTCATGGCCCAACTCAAGGGCATCGCCCGAAATCTGAACCAACTGACCCGGCTGGCCAATGCCAAAGGTCTGGCGGCTGTCAGGGTACGGCATGCGGCGATCGTCACGGCCATCGAAAAACTCCTGAAGCAGATATGCGATGGTCGGTAA